In the genome of Pseudomonas sp. P5_109, one region contains:
- a CDS encoding NCS1 family nucleobase:cation symporter-1 encodes MQQIRSQVTERDGLVELEAGSDVLDSPRYNHDIAPTKVHERTWNKWHITALWVGMAICVPTYTLGGVLTAYFGLTVGEALLAILFANIIVLIPLTLNAFPGTKYGIPFPVLLRSSFGVLGSNIPCLIRALVACGWFGIQTMFGGLAIHLFLGSVFEGWKSLGGTGEVIGFMVFWALNLWVVIRGAESIKWLETLSAPLLVLVGVGLLVWAVPNVSMSELLAIPAKRPEGAGVASYFAAGLTAMVGFWATLSLNIPDFSRYAKSQKDQIVGQIIGLPLTMFLFASLGVVMTAASVKLVGVTVSDPVTLIGHIQSPVWVALAMALIIIATLSTNTAANIVSPTNDFQNIAPKAINRTKAVLLTGFVGLALMAHELLKKLGLIVSDVSLETVYSNWLLGYSSLLGPIAGIMVVDYFLIKKQQLDLAGLYRDDVYPAWNWCGFIAFGVPVALTLLSLGSDAFSWFYSYGWFTGSALGGVIYYGLSVMRPNPSVAKSAV; translated from the coding sequence ATGCAACAGATCAGATCGCAAGTGACCGAGCGCGACGGCTTGGTTGAGCTGGAAGCCGGCAGCGATGTCCTCGACAGTCCCCGTTACAACCACGATATTGCACCGACCAAGGTGCACGAACGCACCTGGAACAAGTGGCACATCACCGCATTGTGGGTGGGCATGGCGATCTGCGTGCCGACCTACACCCTCGGCGGCGTGCTGACCGCGTACTTCGGCCTGACCGTCGGCGAGGCGCTGCTGGCGATTCTGTTCGCCAACATCATCGTGCTGATTCCCCTGACACTTAACGCCTTCCCCGGTACCAAGTACGGCATTCCCTTTCCGGTGTTGCTGCGCTCGTCCTTCGGCGTGCTCGGTTCCAACATCCCGTGCCTGATCCGTGCCCTGGTGGCGTGTGGCTGGTTCGGCATCCAGACCATGTTCGGCGGGCTGGCGATTCACCTGTTCCTCGGCTCGGTGTTCGAGGGCTGGAAATCCCTGGGGGGCACCGGCGAGGTCATCGGCTTCATGGTGTTCTGGGCGCTGAACCTGTGGGTGGTGATTCGTGGCGCCGAGTCGATCAAATGGCTGGAAACCCTGTCGGCGCCACTGTTGGTGCTGGTGGGCGTAGGCCTGCTGGTCTGGGCCGTGCCCAACGTATCGATGAGCGAACTGCTGGCAATCCCGGCCAAGCGTCCCGAAGGCGCCGGCGTGGCCAGCTACTTCGCGGCCGGGCTGACGGCGATGGTCGGCTTCTGGGCCACGCTGTCACTGAACATTCCGGACTTCAGTCGCTACGCAAAAAGCCAGAAGGACCAGATCGTCGGGCAGATAATCGGCCTGCCGCTGACCATGTTCCTGTTCGCCTCCCTCGGCGTGGTGATGACCGCGGCGTCGGTGAAACTGGTGGGGGTGACGGTGTCCGATCCGGTGACCCTGATCGGTCATATCCAGAGCCCGGTCTGGGTCGCACTGGCGATGGCGCTGATCATCATCGCCACGCTGTCGACCAATACCGCCGCCAACATCGTGTCGCCGACCAATGACTTCCAGAACATCGCGCCCAAGGCGATCAACCGTACCAAGGCAGTATTGCTCACCGGGTTTGTCGGGTTGGCATTGATGGCCCATGAGCTGCTGAAAAAACTCGGCCTGATTGTCTCTGACGTCAGTCTGGAAACCGTCTATTCCAACTGGCTGCTCGGCTATTCCAGCCTGCTGGGGCCGATCGCCGGGATCATGGTGGTGGACTATTTCCTGATCAAGAAACAACAACTGGACCTTGCCGGCTTGTACCGCGATGACGTGTACCCGGCGTGGAACTGGTGCGGGTTCATTGCTTTCGGCGTGCCAGTGGCGTTGACGCTGCTGTCCCTGGGCAGCGATGCGTTCAGCTGGTTCTACAGCTATGGCTGGTTTACCGGCTCGGCGCTGGGTGGGGTTATTTATTACGGGTTGAGTGTGATGCGGCCCAACCCATCTGTCGCGAAATCTGCGGTGTAG